One segment of Rhipicephalus sanguineus isolate Rsan-2018 chromosome 6, BIME_Rsan_1.4, whole genome shotgun sequence DNA contains the following:
- the LOC119396124 gene encoding uncharacterized PE-PGRS family protein PE_PGRS46 isoform X17 yields the protein MKLFSALALLSLAIPACLGAGVKTIVRGGAALPGTVAVAPLSSLPTPPAVTTQAWSVPSPVRPLVQSAQASQAGSPALASEVCPDPSLDLWAVSLALTLAPSVGSAAATGEATLATWVDHWAASMDRTPVATVDTSVAFPDPTLATTEDHWAAFMDLTPVASVDTIGGLSGSYPGYFGRSLGGLYGSYPGGFGGYLGGLSGSYPGYFGGSLGGLYGSYPGGFGGYLGGLSGYYPGRFGGALSGLFGSYPGSFGGVLGRLSGSYPGSLSGLLGGAYGSYPGSFGGYLGGLSGYYPGRFGGALSGLFGSYPGSFGGVLGRLSGSYPGSLSGLLGGVYGSYPGSFGGYLGGLSGYYPGRFGGALSGLFGSYPGSFGGVLGRLSGSYPGSLSGLLGGVYGSYPGSLGGYLGGLSGYYPGSIGGALSGLLGSYPGAFGSVLGRLSGSYPGSLSGLLGGVYGSYPGSFGGYLGGLSGYYPGRFGGALSGLFGSYPGSFGGILGRLSGFYPGSLSGLLGGVYGSYPGSFGGYLGRLSGSYPGSLSGLLGGVYGSYPGSFGGYLGGLSGYYPGRLGGALSGLFGSYPGSFGGVLGRLSGFYPGSLSGLLGGVYGSYPGSFGGYLGGLSGYYPGRFGGALSGLYGSYPGSFGGYLGGLSGYYPGRLGGALSGLFGSYPGSFGGVLGRLSGFYPGSLSGLLGGVYGSYPGSFGGYLGGLSGYYPGRFGGALSGLYGSYPGSFGGYLGGLSGYYPRSYGGSLSSLYGSYPGSYGGYLGGLYGSYPGGYGGLGGLFGGFPGYGDRSLGSLFGRGAYPGFYGATTLNLIGNHNFGLLGRYPPPPGLGAVERRGRFLPHPVDIRTTTDPVTGHPMVQAVYFGNLRERIVPVPIPIVQDVPYPVPVPVPQPYPVPRPVTFQVPVPVAHPVPVHTNTEVHKTDVVAATPQGAVLLDRQVTGIRPGATTTV from the exons ATGAAGCTCTTCAGTGCTCTCGCACTACTATCACTGG CCATTCCGGCCTGCCTTGGTGCCGGAGTCAAGACAATTGTCAGAGGAGGTGCCGCCCTACCCGGAACAGTAGCTGTAGCACCACTAAGTTCACTGCCCACCCCCCCTGCTGTCACCACCCAAGCGTGGTCAGTTCCGTCACCGGTCCGACCGTTAGTACAGTCGGCCCAAGCGTCACAGGCGGGCTCACCGGCACTGGCGTCGGAGGTGTGCCCGGATCCCTCACTGGATCTTTGGGCGGTCTCTCTGGCTCTTACCCTGGCTCCCTCGGTGGGCTCGGCGGCGGCTACTGGGGAAGCTACCCTGGCTACTTGGGTGGATCACTGGGCGGCCTCTATGGATCGTACCCCGGTGGCTACGGTGGATACCTCGGTGGCCTTTCCGGATCCTACCCTGGCTACTACGGAGGATCACTGGGCGGCCTTTATGGATCTTACCCCGGTGGCTTCGGTGGATACCATCGGTGGCCTTTCCGGATCCTACCCTGGCTACTTCGGTCGATCACTGGGCGGCCTTTATGGATCGTACCCCGGTGGCTTCGGTGGATACCTCGGTGGCCTTTCCGGATCCTACCCTGGCTACTTCGGAGGATCACTGGGCGGCCTTTATGGATCGTACCCCGGTGGCTTCGGTGGTTACCTGGGTGGCCTTTCCGGATACTACCCCGGAAGATTTGGTGGAGCTCTGAGTGGCCTCTTCGGATCCTATCCCGGTAGCTTTGGTGGAGTCCTAGGTCGCCTTTCTGGATCCTACCCAGGAAGCCTTAGCGGGCTTCTCGGTGGTGCCTACGGTTCCTATCCTGGTAGCTTTGGTGGATACCTCGGTGGCCTTTCCGGATACTACCCCGGAAGGTTTGGTGGAGCTCTGAGTGGCCTCTTCGGATCCTATCCCGGTAGCTTTGGTGGAGTCCTAGGTCGCCTTTCTGGATCCTATCCAGGAAGCCTTAGCGGACTTCTGGGTGGTGTCTACGGTTCCTATCCTGGTAGCTTTGGTGGATACCTCGGTGGCCTTTCCGGATACTACCCCGGAAGGTTTGGTGGAGCTCTGAGTGGCCTCTTCGGATCCTATCCCGGTAGCTTTGGTGGAGTCCTAGGTCGTCTTTCTGGATCCTACCCAGGAAGCCTTAGCGGACTTCTGGGTGGCGTCTACGGATCCTATCCCGGTAGCTTGGGTGGATACCTGGGTGGTCTTTCCGGATACTACCCCGGAAGCATTGGTGGAGCTCTGAGTGGCCTCTTGGGATCCTATCCCGGTGCCTTTGGTTCAGTCCTAGGTCGCCTATCTGGATCCTACCCAGGAAGCCTTAGCGGACTTCTGGGTGGTGTCTACGGTTCCTATCCTGGTAGCTTTGGTGGATACCTTGGTGGCCTTTCCGGATACTACCCCGGAAGGTTTGGTGGAGCTCTGAGTGGCCTCTTCGGATCCTATCCCGGTAGCTTTGGTGGAATCCTAG GTCGCCTTTCTGGATTCTACCCAGGAAGCCTTAGTGGACTTCTGGGTGGTGTCTACGGATCCTATCCTGGTAGCTTTGGTGGATACCTGG GTCGCCTTTCTGGATCCTACCCAGGAAGCCTTAGCGGACTTCTGGGTGGTGTCTACGGATCATATCCTGGTAGCTTTGGTGGATACCTGGGTGGCCTTTCCGGATACTACCCCGGAAGACTTGGTGGAGCTCTGAGTGGTCTCTTCGGATCCTATCCCGGTAGCTTTGGTGGAGTCCTAGGTCGCCTTTCTGGATTCTACCCAGGAAGCCTTAGCGGACTTCTGGGTGGTGTCTACGGATCCTATCCTGGTAGCTTCGGTGGATACCTGGGTGGCCTTTCTGGATACTACCCCGGAAGATTTGGTGGAGCTCTTAGTGGCCTCTACGGATCCTATCCTGGTAGCTTTGGTGGATACCTGGGTGGCCTTTCCGGATACTACCCCGGAAGACTTGGTGGAGCTCTGAGTGGTCTCTTCGGATCCTATCCCGGTAGCTTTGGTGGAGTCCTAGGTCGCCTTTCTGGATTCTACCCAGGAAGCCTTAGCGGACTTCTGGGTGGTGTCTACGGATCCTATCCTGGTAGCTTCGGTGGATACCTGGGTGGCCTTTCTGGATACTACCCCGGAAGATTTGGTGGAGCTCTGAGTGGCCTCTACGGATCCTATCCTGGTAGTTTTGGCGGATATCTTGGTGGTCTTTCTGGATACTACCCCAGAAGTTATGGTGGATCTCTGAGCAGTCTGTACGGTTCCTACCCCGGTAGCTACGGTGGGTACCTCGGTGGCCTTTACGGTTCCTACCCTGGAGGCTATGGTGGATTGGGTGGCCTGTTCGGAGGCTTCCCTGGTTACGGCGACCGCAGTCTTGGCAGCCTGTTCGGCAGAGGAGCTTACCCTGGTTTCTACGGAGCTACCACATTGAACCTCATCGGCAACCACAACTTTGGCCTTCTCGGACGATACCCACCTCCACCTGGTCTTGGAGCCGTCGAGCGCCGGGGGCGATTCCTACCTCATCCCGTTGACATCCGCACTACCACTGACCCCGTAACTGGCCACCCCATGGTTCAGGCTGTCTACTTTGGAAACCTGCGTGAGCGCATTGTGCCTGTACCAATCCCAATTGTACAGGATGTCCCATATCCAGTACCAGTCCCCGTCCCACAGCCGTACCCAGTTCCACGCCCTGTCACTTTCCAAGTGCCCGTCCCAGTAGCACACCCAGTGCCAGTCCACACTAACACCGAAGTGCACAAGACCGACGTTGTGGCCGCCACTCCACAAGGCGCAG TTCTCCTCGACCGTCAAGTCACTGGCATCCGACCAGGTGCCACCACCACCGTGTAA
- the LOC119396124 gene encoding uncharacterized PE-PGRS family protein PE_PGRS46 isoform X35 yields MKLFSALALLSLAIPACLGAGVKTIVRGGAALPGTVAVAPLSSLPTPPAVTTQAWSVPSPVRPLVQSAQASQAGSPALASEVCPDPSLDLWAVSLALTLAPSVGSAAATGEATLATWVDHWAASMDRTPVATVDTSVAFPDPTLATTEDHWAAFMDLTPVASVDTIGGLSGSYPGYFGRSLGGLYGSYPGGFGGYLGGLSGSYPGYFGGSLGGLYGSYPGGFGGYLGGLSGYYPGRFGGALSGLFGSYPGSFGGVLGRLSGSYPGSLSGLLGGAYGSYPGSFGGYLGGLSGYYPGRFGGALSGLFGSYPGSFGGVLGRLSGSYPGSLSGLLGGVYGSYPGSFGGYLGGLSGYYPGRFGGALSGLFGSYPGSFGGVLGRLSGSYPGSLSGLLGGVYGSYPGSLGGYLGGLSGYYPGSIGGALSGLLGSYPGAFGSVLGRLSGSYPGSLSGLLGGVYGSYPGSFGGYLGGLSGYYPGRFGGALSGLFGSYPGSFGGILGRLSGFYPGSLSGLLGGVYGSYPGSFGGYLGGLSGYYPGRFGGALSGLYGSYPGSFGGYLGGLSGYYPGRLGGALSGLFGSYPGSFGGVLGRLSGFYPGSLSGLLGGVYGSYPGSFGGYLGGLSGYYPGRFGGALSGLYGSYPGSFGGYLGGLSGYYPRSYGGSLSSLYGSYPGSYGGYLGGLYGSYPGGYGGLGGLFGGFPGYGDRSLGSLFGRGAYPGFYGATTLNLIGNHNFGLLGRYPPPPGLGAVERRGRFLPHPVDIRTTTDPVTGHPMVQAVYFGNLRERIVPVPIPIVQDVPYPVPVPVPQPYPVPRPVTFQVPVPVAHPVPVHTNTEVHKTDVVAATPQGAVLLDRQVTGIRPGATTTV; encoded by the exons ATGAAGCTCTTCAGTGCTCTCGCACTACTATCACTGG CCATTCCGGCCTGCCTTGGTGCCGGAGTCAAGACAATTGTCAGAGGAGGTGCCGCCCTACCCGGAACAGTAGCTGTAGCACCACTAAGTTCACTGCCCACCCCCCCTGCTGTCACCACCCAAGCGTGGTCAGTTCCGTCACCGGTCCGACCGTTAGTACAGTCGGCCCAAGCGTCACAGGCGGGCTCACCGGCACTGGCGTCGGAGGTGTGCCCGGATCCCTCACTGGATCTTTGGGCGGTCTCTCTGGCTCTTACCCTGGCTCCCTCGGTGGGCTCGGCGGCGGCTACTGGGGAAGCTACCCTGGCTACTTGGGTGGATCACTGGGCGGCCTCTATGGATCGTACCCCGGTGGCTACGGTGGATACCTCGGTGGCCTTTCCGGATCCTACCCTGGCTACTACGGAGGATCACTGGGCGGCCTTTATGGATCTTACCCCGGTGGCTTCGGTGGATACCATCGGTGGCCTTTCCGGATCCTACCCTGGCTACTTCGGTCGATCACTGGGCGGCCTTTATGGATCGTACCCCGGTGGCTTCGGTGGATACCTCGGTGGCCTTTCCGGATCCTACCCTGGCTACTTCGGAGGATCACTGGGCGGCCTTTATGGATCGTACCCCGGTGGCTTCGGTGGTTACCTGGGTGGCCTTTCCGGATACTACCCCGGAAGATTTGGTGGAGCTCTGAGTGGCCTCTTCGGATCCTATCCCGGTAGCTTTGGTGGAGTCCTAGGTCGCCTTTCTGGATCCTACCCAGGAAGCCTTAGCGGGCTTCTCGGTGGTGCCTACGGTTCCTATCCTGGTAGCTTTGGTGGATACCTCGGTGGCCTTTCCGGATACTACCCCGGAAGGTTTGGTGGAGCTCTGAGTGGCCTCTTCGGATCCTATCCCGGTAGCTTTGGTGGAGTCCTAGGTCGCCTTTCTGGATCCTATCCAGGAAGCCTTAGCGGACTTCTGGGTGGTGTCTACGGTTCCTATCCTGGTAGCTTTGGTGGATACCTCGGTGGCCTTTCCGGATACTACCCCGGAAGGTTTGGTGGAGCTCTGAGTGGCCTCTTCGGATCCTATCCCGGTAGCTTTGGTGGAGTCCTAGGTCGTCTTTCTGGATCCTACCCAGGAAGCCTTAGCGGACTTCTGGGTGGCGTCTACGGATCCTATCCCGGTAGCTTGGGTGGATACCTGGGTGGTCTTTCCGGATACTACCCCGGAAGCATTGGTGGAGCTCTGAGTGGCCTCTTGGGATCCTATCCCGGTGCCTTTGGTTCAGTCCTAGGTCGCCTATCTGGATCCTACCCAGGAAGCCTTAGCGGACTTCTGGGTGGTGTCTACGGTTCCTATCCTGGTAGCTTTGGTGGATACCTTGGTGGCCTTTCCGGATACTACCCCGGAAGGTTTGGTGGAGCTCTGAGTGGCCTCTTCGGATCCTATCCCGGTAGCTTTGGTGGAATCCTAG GTCGCCTTTCTGGATTCTACCCAGGAAGCCTTAGCGGACTTCTGGGTGGTGTCTACGGATCCTATCCTGGTAGCTTCGGTGGATACCTGGGTGGCCTTTCTGGATACTACCCCGGAAGATTTGGTGGAGCTCTTAGTGGCCTCTACGGATCCTATCCTGGTAGCTTTGGTGGATACCTGGGTGGCCTTTCCGGATACTACCCCGGAAGACTTGGTGGAGCTCTGAGTGGTCTCTTCGGATCCTATCCCGGTAGCTTTGGTGGAGTCCTAGGTCGCCTTTCTGGATTCTACCCAGGAAGCCTTAGCGGACTTCTGGGTGGTGTCTACGGATCCTATCCTGGTAGCTTCGGTGGATACCTGGGTGGCCTTTCTGGATACTACCCCGGAAGATTTGGTGGAGCTCTGAGTGGCCTCTACGGATCCTATCCTGGTAGTTTTGGCGGATATCTTGGTGGTCTTTCTGGATACTACCCCAGAAGTTATGGTGGATCTCTGAGCAGTCTGTACGGTTCCTACCCCGGTAGCTACGGTGGGTACCTCGGTGGCCTTTACGGTTCCTACCCTGGAGGCTATGGTGGATTGGGTGGCCTGTTCGGAGGCTTCCCTGGTTACGGCGACCGCAGTCTTGGCAGCCTGTTCGGCAGAGGAGCTTACCCTGGTTTCTACGGAGCTACCACATTGAACCTCATCGGCAACCACAACTTTGGCCTTCTCGGACGATACCCACCTCCACCTGGTCTTGGAGCCGTCGAGCGCCGGGGGCGATTCCTACCTCATCCCGTTGACATCCGCACTACCACTGACCCCGTAACTGGCCACCCCATGGTTCAGGCTGTCTACTTTGGAAACCTGCGTGAGCGCATTGTGCCTGTACCAATCCCAATTGTACAGGATGTCCCATATCCAGTACCAGTCCCCGTCCCACAGCCGTACCCAGTTCCACGCCCTGTCACTTTCCAAGTGCCCGTCCCAGTAGCACACCCAGTGCCAGTCCACACTAACACCGAAGTGCACAAGACCGACGTTGTGGCCGCCACTCCACAAGGCGCAG TTCTCCTCGACCGTCAAGTCACTGGCATCCGACCAGGTGCCACCACCACCGTGTAA
- the LOC119396124 gene encoding uncharacterized PE-PGRS family protein PE_PGRS46 isoform X22: MKLFSALALLSLAIPACLGAGVKTIVRGGAALPGTVAVAPLSSLPTPPAVTTQAWSVPSPVRPLVQSAQASQAGSPALASEVCPDPSLDLWAVSLALTLAPSVGSAAATGEATLATWVDHWAASMDRTPVATVDTSVAFPDPTLATTEDHWAAFMDLTPVASVDTIGGLSGSYPGYFGRSLGGLYGSYPGGFGGYLGGLSGSYPGYFGGSLGGLYGSYPGGFGGYLGGLSGYYPGRFGGALSGLFGSYPGSFGGVLGRLSGSYPGSLSGLLGGAYGSYPGSFGGYLGGLSGYYPGRFGGALSGLFGSYPGSFGGVLGRLSGSYPGSLSGLLGGVYGSYPGSFGGYLGGLSGYYPGRFGGALSGLFGSYPGSFGGVLGRLSGSYPGSLSGLLGGVYGSYPGSLGGYLGRLSGSYPGSLSGLLGGVYGSYPGSFGGYLGGLSGYYPGRFGGALSGLFGSYPGSFGGYLGGLSGYYPGRFGGALSGLLGSYPGSFGGVLGRLSGSYPGSLSGLLGGVYGSYPGSFGGYLGGLSGYYPGRLGGALSGLFGSYPGSFGGVLGRLSGFYPGSLSGLLGGVYGSYPGSFGGYLGGLSGYYPGRFGGALSGLYGSYPGSFGGYLGGLSGYYPGRLGGALSGLFGSYPGSFGGVLGRLSGFYPGSLSGLLGGVYGSYPGSFGGYLGGLSGYYPGRFGGALSGLYGSYPGSFGGYLGGLSGYYPRSYGGSLSSLYGSYPGSYGGYLGGLYGSYPGGYGGLGGLFGGFPGYGDRSLGSLFGRGAYPGFYGATTLNLIGNHNFGLLGRYPPPPGLGAVERRGRFLPHPVDIRTTTDPVTGHPMVQAVYFGNLRERIVPVPIPIVQDVPYPVPVPVPQPYPVPRPVTFQVPVPVAHPVPVHTNTEVHKTDVVAATPQGAVLLDRQVTGIRPGATTTV, encoded by the exons ATGAAGCTCTTCAGTGCTCTCGCACTACTATCACTGG CCATTCCGGCCTGCCTTGGTGCCGGAGTCAAGACAATTGTCAGAGGAGGTGCCGCCCTACCCGGAACAGTAGCTGTAGCACCACTAAGTTCACTGCCCACCCCCCCTGCTGTCACCACCCAAGCGTGGTCAGTTCCGTCACCGGTCCGACCGTTAGTACAGTCGGCCCAAGCGTCACAGGCGGGCTCACCGGCACTGGCGTCGGAGGTGTGCCCGGATCCCTCACTGGATCTTTGGGCGGTCTCTCTGGCTCTTACCCTGGCTCCCTCGGTGGGCTCGGCGGCGGCTACTGGGGAAGCTACCCTGGCTACTTGGGTGGATCACTGGGCGGCCTCTATGGATCGTACCCCGGTGGCTACGGTGGATACCTCGGTGGCCTTTCCGGATCCTACCCTGGCTACTACGGAGGATCACTGGGCGGCCTTTATGGATCTTACCCCGGTGGCTTCGGTGGATACCATCGGTGGCCTTTCCGGATCCTACCCTGGCTACTTCGGTCGATCACTGGGCGGCCTTTATGGATCGTACCCCGGTGGCTTCGGTGGATACCTCGGTGGCCTTTCCGGATCCTACCCTGGCTACTTCGGAGGATCACTGGGCGGCCTTTATGGATCGTACCCCGGTGGCTTCGGTGGTTACCTGGGTGGCCTTTCCGGATACTACCCCGGAAGATTTGGTGGAGCTCTGAGTGGCCTCTTCGGATCCTATCCCGGTAGCTTTGGTGGAGTCCTAGGTCGCCTTTCTGGATCCTACCCAGGAAGCCTTAGCGGGCTTCTCGGTGGTGCCTACGGTTCCTATCCTGGTAGCTTTGGTGGATACCTCGGTGGCCTTTCCGGATACTACCCCGGAAGGTTTGGTGGAGCTCTGAGTGGCCTCTTCGGATCCTATCCCGGTAGCTTTGGTGGAGTCCTAGGTCGCCTTTCTGGATCCTATCCAGGAAGCCTTAGCGGACTTCTGGGTGGTGTCTACGGTTCCTATCCTGGTAGCTTTGGTGGATACCTCGGTGGCCTTTCCGGATACTACCCCGGAAGGTTTGGTGGAGCTCTGAGTGGCCTCTTCGGATCCTATCCCGGTAGCTTTGGTGGAGTCCTAGGTCGTCTTTCTGGATCCTACCCAGGAAGCCTTAGCGGACTTCTGGGTGGCGTCTACGGATCCTATCCCGGTAGCTTGGGTGGATACCTGG GTCGCCTATCTGGATCCTACCCAGGAAGCCTTAGCGGACTTCTGGGTGGTGTCTACGGTTCCTATCCTGGTAGCTTTGGTGGATACCTTGGTGGCCTTTCCGGATACTACCCCGGAAG ATTTGGTGGAGCTCTGAGTGGCCTCTTCGGATCCTATCCTGGTAGCTTTGGTGGATACTTGGGTGGCCTTTCCGGATACTACCCCGGAAGATTTGGTGGAGCTCTGAGTGGCCTCCTCGGATCCTATCCCGGTAGCTTTGGCGGAGTCCTAGGTCGCCTTTCTGGATCCTACCCAGGAAGCCTTAGCGGACTTCTGGGTGGTGTCTACGGATCATATCCTGGTAGCTTTGGTGGATACCTGGGTGGCCTTTCCGGATACTACCCCGGAAGACTTGGTGGAGCTCTGAGTGGTCTCTTCGGATCCTATCCCGGTAGCTTTGGTGGAGTCCTAGGTCGCCTTTCTGGATTCTACCCAGGAAGCCTTAGCGGACTTCTGGGTGGTGTCTACGGATCCTATCCTGGTAGCTTCGGTGGATACCTGGGTGGCCTTTCTGGATACTACCCCGGAAGATTTGGTGGAGCTCTTAGTGGCCTCTACGGATCCTATCCTGGTAGCTTTGGTGGATACCTGGGTGGCCTTTCCGGATACTACCCCGGAAGACTTGGTGGAGCTCTGAGTGGTCTCTTCGGATCCTATCCCGGTAGCTTTGGTGGAGTCCTAGGTCGCCTTTCTGGATTCTACCCAGGAAGCCTTAGCGGACTTCTGGGTGGTGTCTACGGATCCTATCCTGGTAGCTTCGGTGGATACCTGGGTGGCCTTTCTGGATACTACCCCGGAAGATTTGGTGGAGCTCTGAGTGGCCTCTACGGATCCTATCCTGGTAGTTTTGGCGGATATCTTGGTGGTCTTTCTGGATACTACCCCAGAAGTTATGGTGGATCTCTGAGCAGTCTGTACGGTTCCTACCCCGGTAGCTACGGTGGGTACCTCGGTGGCCTTTACGGTTCCTACCCTGGAGGCTATGGTGGATTGGGTGGCCTGTTCGGAGGCTTCCCTGGTTACGGCGACCGCAGTCTTGGCAGCCTGTTCGGCAGAGGAGCTTACCCTGGTTTCTACGGAGCTACCACATTGAACCTCATCGGCAACCACAACTTTGGCCTTCTCGGACGATACCCACCTCCACCTGGTCTTGGAGCCGTCGAGCGCCGGGGGCGATTCCTACCTCATCCCGTTGACATCCGCACTACCACTGACCCCGTAACTGGCCACCCCATGGTTCAGGCTGTCTACTTTGGAAACCTGCGTGAGCGCATTGTGCCTGTACCAATCCCAATTGTACAGGATGTCCCATATCCAGTACCAGTCCCCGTCCCACAGCCGTACCCAGTTCCACGCCCTGTCACTTTCCAAGTGCCCGTCCCAGTAGCACACCCAGTGCCAGTCCACACTAACACCGAAGTGCACAAGACCGACGTTGTGGCCGCCACTCCACAAGGCGCAG TTCTCCTCGACCGTCAAGTCACTGGCATCCGACCAGGTGCCACCACCACCGTGTAA
- the LOC119396124 gene encoding uncharacterized protein LOC119396124 isoform X44 — MKLFSALALLSLAIPACLGAGVKTIVRGGAALPGTVAVAPLSSLPTPPAVTTQAWSVPSPVRPLVQSAQASQAGSPALASEVCPDPSLDLWAVSLALTLAPSVGSAAATGEATLATWVDHWAASMDRTPVATVDTSVAFPDPTLATTEDHWAAFMDLTPVASVDTIGGLSGSYPGYFGRSLGGLYGSYPGGFGGYLGGLSGSYPGYFGGSLGGLYGSYPGGFGGYLGGLSGYYPGRFGGALSGLFGSYPGSFGGVLGRLSGSYPGSLSGLLGGAYGSYPGSFGGYLGGLSGYYPGRFGGALSGLFGSYPGSFGGVLGRLSGSYPGSLSGLLGGVYGSYPGSFGGYLGGLSGYYPGRFGGALSGLFGSYPGSFGGYLGGLSGYYPGRFGGALSGLLGSYPGSFGGVLGRLSGSYPGSLSGLLGGVYGSYPGSFGGYLGGLSGYYPGRLGGALSGLFGSYPGSFGGVLGRLSGFYPGSLSGLLGGVYGSYPGSFGGYLGGLSGYYPGRFGGALSGLYGSYPGSFGGYLGGLSGYYPGRLGGALSGLFGSYPGSFGGVLGRLSGFYPGSLSGLLGGVYGSYPGSFGGYLGGLSGYYPGRFGGALSGLYGSYPGSFGGYLGGLSGYYPRSYGGSLSSLYGSYPGSYGGYLGGLYGSYPGGYGGLGGLFGGFPGYGDRSLGSLFGRGAYPGFYGATTLNLIGNHNFGLLGRYPPPPGLGAVERRGRFLPHPVDIRTTTDPVTGHPMVQAVYFGNLRERIVPVPIPIVQDVPYPVPVPVPQPYPVPRPVTFQVPVPVAHPVPVHTNTEVHKTDVVAATPQGAVLLDRQVTGIRPGATTTV; from the exons ATGAAGCTCTTCAGTGCTCTCGCACTACTATCACTGG CCATTCCGGCCTGCCTTGGTGCCGGAGTCAAGACAATTGTCAGAGGAGGTGCCGCCCTACCCGGAACAGTAGCTGTAGCACCACTAAGTTCACTGCCCACCCCCCCTGCTGTCACCACCCAAGCGTGGTCAGTTCCGTCACCGGTCCGACCGTTAGTACAGTCGGCCCAAGCGTCACAGGCGGGCTCACCGGCACTGGCGTCGGAGGTGTGCCCGGATCCCTCACTGGATCTTTGGGCGGTCTCTCTGGCTCTTACCCTGGCTCCCTCGGTGGGCTCGGCGGCGGCTACTGGGGAAGCTACCCTGGCTACTTGGGTGGATCACTGGGCGGCCTCTATGGATCGTACCCCGGTGGCTACGGTGGATACCTCGGTGGCCTTTCCGGATCCTACCCTGGCTACTACGGAGGATCACTGGGCGGCCTTTATGGATCTTACCCCGGTGGCTTCGGTGGATACCATCGGTGGCCTTTCCGGATCCTACCCTGGCTACTTCGGTCGATCACTGGGCGGCCTTTATGGATCGTACCCCGGTGGCTTCGGTGGATACCTCGGTGGCCTTTCCGGATCCTACCCTGGCTACTTCGGAGGATCACTGGGCGGCCTTTATGGATCGTACCCCGGTGGCTTCGGTGGTTACCTGGGTGGCCTTTCCGGATACTACCCCGGAAGATTTGGTGGAGCTCTGAGTGGCCTCTTCGGATCCTATCCCGGTAGCTTTGGTGGAGTCCTAGGTCGCCTTTCTGGATCCTACCCAGGAAGCCTTAGCGGGCTTCTCGGTGGTGCCTACGGTTCCTATCCTGGTAGCTTTGGTGGATACCTCGGTGGCCTTTCCGGATACTACCCCGGAAGGTTTGGTGGAGCTCTGAGTGGCCTCTTCGGATCCTATCCCGGTAGCTTTGGTGGAGTCCTAG GTCGCCTATCTGGATCCTACCCAGGAAGCCTTAGCGGACTTCTGGGTGGTGTCTACGGTTCCTATCCTGGTAGCTTTGGTGGATACCTTGGTGGCCTTTCCGGATACTACCCCGGAAG ATTTGGTGGAGCTCTGAGTGGCCTCTTCGGATCCTATCCTGGTAGCTTTGGTGGATACTTGGGTGGCCTTTCCGGATACTACCCCGGAAGATTTGGTGGAGCTCTGAGTGGCCTCCTCGGATCCTATCCCGGTAGCTTTGGCGGAGTCCTAGGTCGCCTTTCTGGATCCTACCCAGGAAGCCTTAGCGGACTTCTGGGTGGTGTCTACGGATCATATCCTGGTAGCTTTGGTGGATACCTGGGTGGCCTTTCCGGATACTACCCCGGAAGACTTGGTGGAGCTCTGAGTGGTCTCTTCGGATCCTATCCCGGTAGCTTTGGTGGAGTCCTAGGTCGCCTTTCTGGATTCTACCCAGGAAGCCTTAGCGGACTTCTGGGTGGTGTCTACGGATCCTATCCTGGTAGCTTCGGTGGATACCTGGGTGGCCTTTCTGGATACTACCCCGGAAGATTTGGTGGAGCTCTTAGTGGCCTCTACGGATCCTATCCTGGTAGCTTTGGTGGATACCTGGGTGGCCTTTCCGGATACTACCCCGGAAGACTTGGTGGAGCTCTGAGTGGTCTCTTCGGATCCTATCCCGGTAGCTTTGGTGGAGTCCTAGGTCGCCTTTCTGGATTCTACCCAGGAAGCCTTAGCGGACTTCTGGGTGGTGTCTACGGATCCTATCCTGGTAGCTTCGGTGGATACCTGGGTGGCCTTTCTGGATACTACCCCGGAAGATTTGGTGGAGCTCTGAGTGGCCTCTACGGATCCTATCCTGGTAGTTTTGGCGGATATCTTGGTGGTCTTTCTGGATACTACCCCAGAAGTTATGGTGGATCTCTGAGCAGTCTGTACGGTTCCTACCCCGGTAGCTACGGTGGGTACCTCGGTGGCCTTTACGGTTCCTACCCTGGAGGCTATGGTGGATTGGGTGGCCTGTTCGGAGGCTTCCCTGGTTACGGCGACCGCAGTCTTGGCAGCCTGTTCGGCAGAGGAGCTTACCCTGGTTTCTACGGAGCTACCACATTGAACCTCATCGGCAACCACAACTTTGGCCTTCTCGGACGATACCCACCTCCACCTGGTCTTGGAGCCGTCGAGCGCCGGGGGCGATTCCTACCTCATCCCGTTGACATCCGCACTACCACTGACCCCGTAACTGGCCACCCCATGGTTCAGGCTGTCTACTTTGGAAACCTGCGTGAGCGCATTGTGCCTGTACCAATCCCAATTGTACAGGATGTCCCATATCCAGTACCAGTCCCCGTCCCACAGCCGTACCCAGTTCCACGCCCTGTCACTTTCCAAGTGCCCGTCCCAGTAGCACACCCAGTGCCAGTCCACACTAACACCGAAGTGCACAAGACCGACGTTGTGGCCGCCACTCCACAAGGCGCAG TTCTCCTCGACCGTCAAGTCACTGGCATCCGACCAGGTGCCACCACCACCGTGTAA